A DNA window from Impatiens glandulifera chromosome 7, dImpGla2.1, whole genome shotgun sequence contains the following coding sequences:
- the LOC124945802 gene encoding putative RNA polymerase II subunit B1 CTD phosphatase RPAP2 homolog: MEENRRITINDAIHRIQLILLEGIDNEDKLFAASSIMSRSDYLDVVTERTIAKACGYPLCDQSLPAERSRKGRYMISVKEHKVYDLHETYLYCSTGCAINSRAFATNFPNERCNVLNSKKLNNVLKLFERKSLETEKGLETEGDFGMSKLKIQENDVSSVAGLVSLEEWIGPSNAIEGYVPQSDQMLKSSQHDQQKGVSKKTKANNKQKRVTFNETEFRSTIITSEESTMSKPTRTSSQLFNELDFVTAPISSDEYTISKLSPSSSSQMIEQKAKLKGGRKGKTAKKEMENEFTLLDNQSGSMLDGRETFSKEPKQEKHFTSDPQLEIVSANISGVKEEYDDVKATSSSVAALKSCLKSAGVNKASQSVRWDESIGNSNQPKVQEFQNVKESSENVMSSSGEVNDDELRRASAEACARALTEAATAISSGEIDVSDALSEAGIIVLPYPDTIEPEQEPTKLLKKPGVPNYNLFESEDSWYDSTPEGFSLTLSSFATMWMALFAWTSSSSLAFIYGRNEDDHEDFVTVNGREYPQKIVLSEGRSSEIKQTFSGCLARALPGVITDLRLSTPVSTLEKELGLLLETMSFVDPLPGFRMKQWRVIVFLFIEVLSVSRIPALTAHMTNRRIFLNKVLEGAQISVEEYETMKELMIPLGRVPEFSMQSGG, from the exons ATGGAGGAAAACAGACGAATCACTATTAATGATGCCATTCATAGAATCCAGCTAATACTACTAGAAGGCATTGACAACGAAGACAAGTTGTTTGCTGCTAGCTCTATAATGTCCAGAAGTGATTATCTGGATGTTGTGACTGAGAGAACAATCGCGAAAGCCTGTGGATATCCATTATGCGATCAATCGTTACCAGCTGAGCGTTCTCGTAAGGGACGGTACATGATTTCGGTGAAGGAACATAAAGTTTATGATCTTCATGAAACCTACTTGTATTGTTCAACGGGTTGCGCCATTAATAGCAGAGCATTCGCTACAAATTTTCCTAATGAGAGGTGTAATGTTTTGAACTCCAAAAAgctaaataatgttttgaaattgtttgaaagAAAGAGCTTGGAGACTGAGAAAGGGTTAGAGACAGAGGGAGATTTTGGAATGTCAAAGCTGAAAATACAGGAAAATGATGTTTCAAGTGTTGCTGGACTGGTTTCTTTGGAAGAATGGATTGGTCCATCTAATGCAATTGAGGGATACGTTCCTCAGAGTGATCAAATGTTGAAATCTTCACAACATGATCAGCAAAAAGGAG TGTCTAAAAAGACTAAGGCGAATAATAAGCAAAAGAGAGTGACTTTCAATGAAACGGAATTCAGGAGTACTATAATCACTTCTGAAGAATCCACCATGTCGAAGCCAACCCGAACATCAAGTCAACTGTTCAATGAATTAGACTTTGTCACTGCCCCTATTAGTTCGGATGAGTATACCATTTCAAAACTTTCCCCATCATCAAGCTCTCAGATGATTGAGCAAAAAGCAAAGTTGAAGGGGGGAAGAAAAGGGAAAACAGCTAAAAAGGAAATGGAAAACGAATTCACTTTACTGGATAATCAATCTGGGTCTATGTTGGATGGTAGGGAGACCTTTTCGAAAGAGCCTAAGCAAGAGAAACATTTCACTAGCGACCCTCAATTAGAAATTGTTAGTGCTAATATTTCTGGGGTGAAGGAAGAATATGACGATGTAAAAGCTACTAGTTCAAGTGTTGCTGCACTGAAATCTTGTTTAAAATCTGCTGGAGTTAATAAGGCGAGTCAATCTGTTAGATGGGACGAGAGCATAGGGAACAGTAACCAACCCAAGGTCCAAGAATTCCAAAATGTGAAAGAATCTTCTGAAAATGTCATGTCCTCTAGTGGAGAAGTCAATGATGACGAACTCCGACGTGCATCAGCAGAAGCATGTGCGAGAGCATTGACTGAAGCAGCAACAGCCATTTCTTCGGGGGAGATTGATGTCTCTGATGCCC TATCCGAAGCTGGGATTATTGTGCTTCCGTATCCTGACACGATTGAACCTGAACAAGAACCTACAAAGTTGCTTAAAAAACCTGGGGTTcccaattataatttatttgaatctGAGGATTCCTGGTACGACAGTACACCTGAAGGGTTTAGCTTGACT TTATCGTCGTTTGCAACTATGTGGATGGCACTTTTTGCATGGACATCATCATCCTCTTTGGCCTTCATTTATGGCCGGAATGAAGATGATCATGAAGATTTTGTAACTGTCAACGGAAGAGAGTATCCCCAGAAAATTGTATTGTCTGAGGGCCGTTCTTCTGAAATTAAACAGACTTTTTCTGGATGTCTTGCTCGTGCACTGCCAGGAGTTATCACAGATCTTAGACTTTCCACACCTGTATCCACTCTTGAGAAGGAACTG GGCCTATTACTGGAAACCATGTCGTTTGTTGACCCACTTCCGGGATTCCGAATGAAGCAATGGCGAGTGATTGTCTTTTTGTTCATTGAAGTTCTCTCAGTTTCCAGAATTCCTGCACTCACAGCCCACATGACAAACCGGAGAATTTTTCTTAACAAG GTTTTGGAGGGTGCACAAATTAGTGTGGAAGAATACGAGACCATGAAAGAGCTCATGATTCCACTTGGCCGAGTGCCCGAGTTTTCTATGCAGAGTGGTGGTTGA
- the LOC124910160 gene encoding probable L-cysteine desulfhydrase, chloroplastic, translating into MGSHHQNKFDLNGSDESANKKLITDAEICFEFSHHRQDVARINNGSFGSCPASVIAAQKKWQRQYLQHPDNFYFKQLKPSILRSRQAIKELINAEYVDEVSIVDNATTAAAIVLQQTSRAFIKGMYSKGDAVVMLHYAYGSVKKSVQAYVTDVGGRVIEVHLPFPVSSNDEIINEFRKALEEGRSNGLNKVRLAVIDHITSMPCVVIPVKELVQICREEGVDQIFVDAAHAIGCVNVDMKEIGADFYTSNLYKWFFCPPAAALLYSRRKSDWDLHHPVVSHEYGNGLANESAWIGTRDYSPQLVIPDVIEFVNRFEGGIEGIRKRNHTKVFEMAEILTNAWGTNLGAPPEMCASMAMVGLPACLEIKSDSDCFKLRAHLRTHFGVEVPIYYQVPPLTKDDNEEDNSIITGYARISYQVYNIVEDYYKFRDVINKLVKDGITCEQLL; encoded by the coding sequence ATGGGCTCTCATCACCAAAACAAGTTTGACCTCAACGGCAGCGATGAATCTGCCAACAAAAAGCTCATAACCGATGCAGAAATTTGTTTTGAATTCTCCCACCATCGCCAGGACGTTGCCCGCATCAACAATGGAAGCTTCGGTTCCTGCCCCGCCTCCGTGATTGCCGCTCAGAAGAAATGGCAGCGTCAATACCTCCAACATCCCGACAATTTCTACTTCAAGCAGCTCAAACCCTCGATTCTCCGTAGCCGTCAAGCGATCAAGGAACTGATCAACGCCGAATATGTCGACGAGGTGTCAATCGTCGATAACGCCACCACCGCTGCTGCTATTGTCCTTCAACAGACAAGCCGGGCTTTCATCAAAGGCATGTACAGCAAAGGTGATGCAGTAGTCATGCTTCATTACGCCTACGGCTCCGTCAAGAAATCCGTTCAGGCATACGTTACTGATGTCGGCGGAAGAGTCATCGAGGTTCACCTTCCTTTCCCTGTAAGCTCCAACGacgaaattattaatgaatttagGAAAGCCCTTGAAGAGGGTAGGTCAAATGGTCTAAACAAAGTTAGGTTAGCTGTGATCGATCACATAACATCCATGCCTTGCGTTGTTATTCCCGTCAAAGAACTGGTTCAGATTTGCAGAGAGGAGGGCGTTGATCAAATCTTCGTAGATGCAGCCCACGCGATTGGTTGCGTGAATGTTGATATGAAAGAAATCGGAGCTGATTTCTACACAAGTAATCTTTACAAATGGTTTTTCTGCCCACCAGCAGCTGCTCTACTGTACAGTCGACGGAAGTCAGATTGGGACTTGCACCATCCGGTTGTTTCACACGAATACGGGAATGGGTTAGCGAATGAGAGTGCATGGATTGGGACGAGGGACTACAGTCCACAGCTTGTGATCCCAGATGTGATTGAATTTGTGAATAGATTTGAAGGCGGGATTGAAGGTATTAGGAAGAGGAATCATACCAAGGTTTTTGAGATGGCTGAGATATTGACTAATGCATGGGGTACTAATCTCGGCGCCCCACCTGAAATGTGTGCAAGCATGGCCATGGTTGGGCTTCCGGCTTGCTTGGAAATTAAGAGTGATTCTGATTGTTTCAAGTTAAGGGCGCATTTGCGGACTCACTTTGGTGTTGAGGTGCCTATATATTACCAGGTGCCTCCTCTTACTAAGGATGATAATGAAGAGGATAATTCTATCATAACAGGGTATGCGAGAATATCTTACCAAGTCTACAACATTGTTGAAGATTACTATAAATTTCGAGATGTAATTAACAAACTGGTCAAAGATGGAATCACATGTGAGCAgctcttataa